From a region of the Syngnathus typhle isolate RoL2023-S1 ecotype Sweden linkage group LG12, RoL_Styp_1.0, whole genome shotgun sequence genome:
- the nfil3 gene encoding nuclear factor interleukin-3-regulated protein, translating into MQSVKEEIYASEPYSGDDALLLAVALQGSNRDMIGTVSGIPFIAKTTCRRKREFIPEEKKDTVYWERRRKNNEAAKRSREKRRINDMVLENKLMTLGEENASLKAELLSLKLKFGLLSSAAYAQEVEKLSSHKSAHLYQQFVTASADQSSFSSKETEPHHLRSSCISVIKHSPNISKACAQTQGSLSMCRSTEVKREPAENGTFPHESSPYELFRNYMASSLSRVYAQSAPFLQITRSSSNSPRSSDDGAVSKSSDGEDEQQVPKGLMTSAADPTSVIVSTHKVPEASSSALPHKLRIKAKTIQIKVEAIDPEYESAEKFSSPVNGSFQAFSDTSVCSQSLLCPLSEQVTAMQDWTQRSEQWDKSSTKTPEDSCTSSRQNHSFSDKPAVDIKQPSYAHSDGKECKSGL; encoded by the coding sequence ATGCAATCAGTCAAGGAAGAAATTTACGCCAGTGAGCCCTATAGTGGAGACGATGCCCTGCTACTGGCTGTGGCCTTACAAGGGTCTAACCGGGACATGATAGGTACTGTCTCTGGTATACCATTTATAGCTAAAACTACCTGTCGCAGGAAAAGGGAGTTTATCCCAGAGGAGAAGAAAGACACTGTTTATTGGGAGAGACGACGCAAAAACAACGAGGCAGCTAAACGCTCGAGGGAGAAGCGGCGTATAAATGACATGGTGCTGGAGAACAAGCTGATGACCCTGGGAGAGGAAAATGCCTCCCTCAAAGCTGAACTGTTGTCGCTTAAACTCAAGTTTGGCCTTTTGAGCTCAGCCGCATATGCCCAAGAAGTTGAGAAGTTGTCTAGCCACAAGAGTGCTCATCTCTATCAGCAATTTGTCACAGCCAGTGCTGATCAAAGCAGTTTCTCCAGCAAGGAAACTGAGCCTCATCACCTGCGCAGTAGCTGTATTTCAGTCATCAAACATTCACCAAATATATCCAAGGCATGTGCTCAAACTCAGGGTAGTTTAAGTATGTGCAGAAGCACCGAGGTCAAACGGGAACCGGCAGAGAATGGCACCTTTCCACATGAGAGTAGTCCGTATGAACTCTTTAGGAACTACATGGCCAGCTCTTTGTCAAGAGTCTACGCTCAATCTGCTCCATTTTTACAGATCACCAGGTCATCCAGTAACTCGCCCAGAAGCTCAGATGATGGTGCTGTGAGCAAATCATCAGATGGTgaagatgagcagcaggtcccCAAAGGGTTGATGACATCTGCGGCTGACCCAACAAGTGTTATTGTATCCACACACAAAGTGCCTGAGGCCAGTTCTTCCGCTCTGCCTCATAAACTGCGAATCAAAGCAAAGACCATCCAAATCAAAGTAGAAGCTATCGACCCAGAGTACGAATCGGCGGAAAAGTTCTCCTCACCTGTCAACGGATCCTTTCAAGCATTCTCAGACACCTCAGTGTGCTCTCAGTCCTTGCTGTGCCCTTTGTCGGAACAGGTCACCGCCATGCAGGACTGGACTCAGCGGTCTGAGCAGTGGGATAAAAGTAGCACAAAAACACCTGAGGATAGCTGTACGAGTAGCAGGCAAAACCATAGCTTCTCAGACAAACCAGCTGTGGATATAAAACAGCCATCCTATGCACATTCAGATGGAAAGGAGTGCAAAAGTGGCCTCTGA